The following coding sequences are from one Solea solea chromosome 4, fSolSol10.1, whole genome shotgun sequence window:
- the tmem45b gene encoding transmembrane protein 45B isoform X1: MMSTQGRRGAGTGPTMANFGGHAIPGSFFLLFGFWLIVKHILQHNWRTRRPKGRQDTSDTPPFLKKMDYVEGGFQMFASFVGIMVEQFVVDGPHAHLYSTEHDSWVKLMNWQHSTMYLFFGIHGMALVFTAKSKVVPVCVDRFTLSLALFVEGFLFYYHLHNRPPLDAHVHTLLLVPVFAGSASTMLEFFIRDNVVLELFKAGMFILQGSWFYQIGFVLYPLNGNLWDLEQHGNIMFVTMCFCWHLAVALLLVSGSSSLVCFTVKRFPGRTRHVEIGMRTTSTSTSSCQKALLEESEEE; this comes from the exons ATGATGTCAACACAAGGAAGACGAGGTGCAGGAACAG GGCCAACGATGGCTAACTTTGGAGGACATGCCATTCCCGGctcctttttcctcttgtttgGTTTTTGGCTCATCGTCAAACACATTCTCCAACACAACTGGAGGACGAGACGACCCAAAGGACGGCAAGACACGTCTGACACGCCGCCTTTCCTTAAGAAAATGGACTATGTTGAAGGAGGATTTCAAATGTTTGCTTCATTTGTGG GCATTATGGTTGAACAGTTTGTGGTGGACGGGCCTCACGCTCACCTCTACAGCACAGAGCACGACTCCTGGGTCAAACTGATGAACTGGCAGCACAGCACCATGTATCTGTTCTTTGGGATCCATGGGATGGCTCTGGTTTTCACAGCTAAATCCAAAGTGGTGCCAGTTTGTGTCGATCGCTTCACTCTGTCTCTGGCTCTTTTTGTTGAAG GGTTTCTCTTCTATTACCACCTGCACAATCGTCCTCCTCTGGacgcacacgtgcacactcTGCTGCTCGTGCCCGTGTTTGCTGGATCTGCCAGTACCATGCTGGAGTTTTTCATCAGAGACAACGTTGTTCTGGAGCTGTTCAAGGCTGGCATGTTCATCCTGCAGGGCTCGTGGTTCTACCAG attggATTTGTTCTGTACCCTCTGAACGGTAATCTGTGGGACCTGGAACAACACGGAAACATCATGTTTGTCACCATGTGCTTCTGCTGGCATTTGGCTGTTGCTCTGCTTTTAGTCTCCGGCTCCTCGTCTCTGGTTTGTTT CACAGTGAAGAGATTCCCGGGACGGACTCGGCACGTCGAGATCGGAATGCGAActacatccacatccacatccagcTGCCAAAAAGCTTTGCTTGAAGAATCTGAAGAAGagtga
- the tmem45b gene encoding transmembrane protein 45B isoform X2: MANFGGHAIPGSFFLLFGFWLIVKHILQHNWRTRRPKGRQDTSDTPPFLKKMDYVEGGFQMFASFVGIMVEQFVVDGPHAHLYSTEHDSWVKLMNWQHSTMYLFFGIHGMALVFTAKSKVVPVCVDRFTLSLALFVEGFLFYYHLHNRPPLDAHVHTLLLVPVFAGSASTMLEFFIRDNVVLELFKAGMFILQGSWFYQIGFVLYPLNGNLWDLEQHGNIMFVTMCFCWHLAVALLLVSGSSSLVCFTVKRFPGRTRHVEIGMRTTSTSTSSCQKALLEESEEE; encoded by the exons ATGGCTAACTTTGGAGGACATGCCATTCCCGGctcctttttcctcttgtttgGTTTTTGGCTCATCGTCAAACACATTCTCCAACACAACTGGAGGACGAGACGACCCAAAGGACGGCAAGACACGTCTGACACGCCGCCTTTCCTTAAGAAAATGGACTATGTTGAAGGAGGATTTCAAATGTTTGCTTCATTTGTGG GCATTATGGTTGAACAGTTTGTGGTGGACGGGCCTCACGCTCACCTCTACAGCACAGAGCACGACTCCTGGGTCAAACTGATGAACTGGCAGCACAGCACCATGTATCTGTTCTTTGGGATCCATGGGATGGCTCTGGTTTTCACAGCTAAATCCAAAGTGGTGCCAGTTTGTGTCGATCGCTTCACTCTGTCTCTGGCTCTTTTTGTTGAAG GGTTTCTCTTCTATTACCACCTGCACAATCGTCCTCCTCTGGacgcacacgtgcacactcTGCTGCTCGTGCCCGTGTTTGCTGGATCTGCCAGTACCATGCTGGAGTTTTTCATCAGAGACAACGTTGTTCTGGAGCTGTTCAAGGCTGGCATGTTCATCCTGCAGGGCTCGTGGTTCTACCAG attggATTTGTTCTGTACCCTCTGAACGGTAATCTGTGGGACCTGGAACAACACGGAAACATCATGTTTGTCACCATGTGCTTCTGCTGGCATTTGGCTGTTGCTCTGCTTTTAGTCTCCGGCTCCTCGTCTCTGGTTTGTTT CACAGTGAAGAGATTCCCGGGACGGACTCGGCACGTCGAGATCGGAATGCGAActacatccacatccacatccagcTGCCAAAAAGCTTTGCTTGAAGAATCTGAAGAAGagtga